The DNA sequence TATGATGATACGAATTAATAAGAGTAGCAAAAGTTTGGTCGACATGCGTGATCGAGATTCCAGAATGTGACTGCTAAAtgtgttcatcaaaattcaagCCCTTCTGCAAGTACACCACTCCCAGCTCGTAATCTAGGAGAGTCCTGACACTTTCTCTTTGAAGACTTCATCCTGGCAATTAGGGGGAAAAATGAAGGATAGGATAAAGAGGCTGACAGAGAGATCATGTACCTTGAAAGAGATCCGGGTCGAGGCTGCTTTAGAAGACACAAGACCAGGAAACCCGATATTGTATGAGATGCTTCCATCGGCCTTAAACAATCCGAAGTTCCTTTCGGAGGTTGGTCCGGGCTTCAAATTCTCGTTGAACAACGCGAACACATATGCCTTCACAGCGATCTTAGGCCTGTAAGGCGTACCCTTTTTCTTAGCAAGCTTTTTCCGCAGGTTATAGTTGTAAGTCTTGGCGTTCTTCAGTGAGGCCCCAGCTTCGTCTGTGTCGCCCTTGGAAGCCCAGCCTGTTTCCGACACGATGACCTCCATCTTTGGGAACCCGACCTTTTCAAGAGCAGCATATGCTGCATCTACCTGAGCCTCAAACATGTTGTCGTAATGTAGATGAGTCTTATTATCATATATCCCCTTATTTGATTGGAAGAGGGCGTACTTAATGTCGATTTCCGCAGGATCACTCTTATATGCTAGAAAGGGATATGCGTTTATGAAAAATGGAGATTCAATCCGGGAGAAGAACTGTAGAAGCGGCTTCATGTATTGAAGGACATCCTCCCTGAAGGCCCCTGCAGAAGGAGGATACGAAGACGCAAAGACGGCTTCTGAATGCGCGGTCTGGACTTGGATGTTATCGGTCAAGCCTAGGCGGTGAAGCGCGCTATAGACATTTTCAGCTGCCGGAAGCAAGACTTCCCAAAGTTCGGGATCAGTACTTCCTAAAATCTCATTTCCTATGGCGATTCCACGGATGAGGGTCCCCGGGAGGAACGGCTGGACATTCTCTTTAATCCAATTCATCGCACGGTCCTCACCTACACTTATATCTTTCAAATACTCATTGCCGAGGCCGACGACTATTTCAATGCCCGAGTTCTTAAAGCCGGTGAGGACGGTGTGATCGGCATCATAGATTCTGATGTTCTTGATCTTCGCCTGTCTGAGGAGTGTCGCCACGCGACTAGGCGCAGGTATGTTATCCGCGATTCTTCCATAGCACACTCCATACGTCCCCGTGAAAGCATGCGCTGTCAAAATAACTGAAGGAAGGATAGCCTTGTGAGCCAAGCATTGGCAAAATGAACTTCTGAAAGTGTGTGTTCATATTCATATGAAGACCTCTTCCTTCTAAGCAGATAATGAACTTCTATCACAGCAAAGTGTAATTTGATTACAGAGTTTTTCTACACAAAAGTTCGAATTTTCGACAGGACATCTGAATGCAagtgctataaaaaaaaaattaaaaagagaggaTGGAGATTGTGCATACCATTAGGAgacgtgaaaaagaaaatgaggagGAGCCAGAGGAAGAAATAAGAGAAATCCTTCATTGTTTTAgacaggaggaggaaaaaaaggggTTATGCAGAGAACAGCATTCCACTTGTAGAAAGGATGAATCGCGGTGCGACCCTGTATTTAGATACTCAAGAACTCGAGACAACAAAAGCCCGAAAAAACAATTCTTTGGATGATCCAAGTGCTTTTCCTTGAGGCATGCCCATGGACCAACCCCAGATTCTTAACCTTAGTCCAAAGATGATGACAGAGACAGGAAACACCACCCCACCACAGAGATTCTTGACGTTGATCGAAAGCAGGAAAGAGAAATGGATTGGTCTGGCTAAGCTAAAAGGGCTTGGAATAGATTCTTCCCTTTACTctcactttttttccttcctctctcAGAGAAAGATGCTTTATCTTCATTCCTCGATATTCTTTCTGCACTTTGGATGTTTTCATTCACTTCTGTCATAGTTAAAACCACGTTAAGATTCGATCTTTGCCTGATATTTGGTTTGTCCCTCATGCTCCAAGTTCATATCAATGAAACCGGGGAAAAATTATTAGATAAAACGAGTTCATGCATGGCCCCCATCTGCCTTTTTGCCTTTCTATCAGCTTATGAAGAATGATATCTCCAGTTATAGCCCCTCTGGCGTAACAGGAAACACCCAGAAGAGTGCCTTGGTTCTTGAATTGTCACCTGGGATTTGACCACGTATTCAAGTTAATTCACAAATGGCTGAGATTTGACCGCATGACACGAAACAAAAACCCGAAAGCTGACGTTTTGAAGATGGTTCTTGGTTCTCAAGCAATGCTGAGATGTAGCAGGGAATTTCAGAGAACGGTCAGAGTTCTCTTTGTGTACATTTTTGAGCCATTCTGTGAAATTTCTCACTTATGTACGTTCTAGACTTCAGAACTTGGGTCAATTACTTCCTCACAACTTAGCCTCAAAAGGTTACGCTTAGGTAGCCCCAACAAATtcactctttcttctttttcttcacaGGAACATGTGTCTGGTCCGACACTTTTCCAGATTAAGCTAGTTCAACTACAGATTTACATCCAGCGCCATCGGGCAAAGAGAAAAGCAAACTGTTCTTTCGCCATGTACTTTCCTCTCGCTTTTAACATGAGATTTTGCGACCtcattataaatagaaaaaccTTATCAAAACAAGTTCACTAACCTGATTGAAAGAAGACCCGCAATCACAAAAGTTATAGCTGTGGCTGGAAAGACGACCAGTTTCCATAGAATAACACCAATGAAGTTTGTGCATGCGCGCATGTAAGAGAGAGTTATTCATCTGCTTAGTGCATCAGAGAATTTCCGTGGCATCTCAAGATAATCAAGTACTTAATTAATTCCCGTCGAACAGCATAGGCAGCTTCCCTACTATTTATTCAAAATGAGGAACAGGGAAAGCTCAAAAGGCCAACAAACTAGGGAGTCATATTTCCATGTGATTCCTCATAGTCAGTATACCAAGCGTTCTTGATTAGTAACTTCTCTTTCGAACAAAGAATGAATGTTACAGCAGCCGAAAGGAGCATTTGGAACCTCCAAACATCTTTCCAAGCATGCTCAATTTCTTCAGTCGTATAGTCCCTCCTGTTCCCAGGTGTCCACGAGAAAATCCACCATTTCCTGTTGGATGATGAAGTTGTGCAAAGTTCATGCATAATATACATCTCCGAGAAAAATTAGCCTGCAAGTAAGACTTACTGAGAGAGGGATAGGATGTGGGAAGGGCTTATCGCTCCCAAGTAAGTTATCATATGTAGCATTCCAGCTGCAAAGCCAGACAGAAATTGATTCAACAATATAGGGGCTGTAAGTCTCACATAAGAGATCCACACTCAGAGAACCTGacaatgatgaaaatatctaCTCTACAGAGAGTTCCCACACATCAGACAAACTATTAGCAAGACAATAGTAACCTCAAAAATATgctattattattaaaaatcacaTCCATGTAAGATGTAAGATGATGAGTGACATCCAAACATAAAGAAGTCAAAATGATACAATTAAATGGAACAGAGCAATCCAGCAATTCCAAAATCTGTCTATTCACACATGACCGAAATCATGTGGCAAGATTGCTTTGCTTAATTGAGgcaaaaagtacaaaaatgatAGCCTAATTGGCTCTGCTTAATTGTAATTTAGTCACAAGAAACTCACTTTAATTTAGGTTGAACTTGTTGCGTCTGGTTCTCAGACCTCTTGTTACCTATCCAACGCTGTCTAGTCTGATTCCAGAGTATAAGACCTACAAGCAGAACTTTTCATGTCAGGTTAAAAAACAGACAGACATGCATGCTCTAGTGGAAAATATCCCCATATACTCAAAAACAACCCAGCAAAGTGGAACAATGCATGTCGACACATTATCTTCATGCAATTGCACACTATAATGCATCAGACAATTTAAGAATGAGCAAGTTTAATTTTCAAAGGTGGTCCAAGTGGGAAGACAGATCATGGTATGTCAGTTTGAGGCAACATTCTTCATGTCACTCCGACATGTAGTATTGTGAAATGGTATCGAAATAGCCATTCTAGCATGCGCCCTTTGTTTCTCTTGTTAATGGAAGCCAGACCAAAAGACCAATTCACAATCGAAAAAACTCACCATGATTAACAAATTCAGACGGCGTCCCAGGATTGCCAGCTTGTGGGTCAATAGTCTGGTTTGAAGTACTGATTGATGAGATGCTCCCCTGGGACTGAACTGCACTATTGTCCATATCTAACGTGCTAGTGCTCCAGAAGTTTTCTGATTTGCTTGGATTTTTCAACTTCCGATCATGAATTTCTGACCCTTTTGATGGCGCATCCACTGCAGTAGTCGGTTTGGGCTTCAAACAGCATCCAAAACAACCTCTGCTCTGTTACAAATTATATTAAATCATGTAGGAACATACAACAAAGGAAATCTAGGCTAGAAGCCATCAGTTTATTCGTTTTCTTATGCAACTGGAGTACAATATCAAGGAAGGCTGAGAGAGCACAAGAAGCGGCTCtgattctttcccttttcattgGATAGTAAGTGGTCATTGGGGAGAAAGCATGACATCCAAATCATCAGCCGTGTCcaagaattaaacaaaaaaaacttccaGAAGAAGTTATGCAAGGGGCCTATATTCATCTTTCCATAAGATAAGGCTTAGCTTACAGAAAGAATTCCCAATTGCCATAGAATGACAAACATCCTAACCATAACCATTAACCTTGCTATGATGTAACACCATTTACAATTTTTCATAATGGCGAAAAGGAGAGCTTGAATTACAAGATAAATAATTTCATACTTCTTCCATATTTGCATTGTCCAAATATCACAAAAGCATATCATTCTGTCTAGGCAAGGATAGACCCAAGGCTAAGTATATCACTGGTCAGAACAGCATCGTCTCTCATATCTAATGATTACTAGAGACTAAGTAATGAAAGAAACAGAGAATGTCCCTACTTCTCAGGAAAACCTCGTCCCACGAAAGTCCAGACAAACACACAATCAAAAAGAAACCTAAAGAACTTCGTATGCAGCACGAAGTGCTACATGACCGCTAATATCAAACAACTTGTGAGCTCAAGTAAATTTGTCCCGCCGCCCGCGAAGATTCACCACTTTCAGAGCAAACGCCCTCGCAGGAACAGAAAAATCACTCATCAACTTCGTCAGCACATGAAGCAGGAAGTATGCGATCAGCACATTGCAGTCTTTTGATCTCCATCCCATGATTAACACACAACTTCATCGAGAGCTACGCATACAAAGAACTCCCACTACCACTGATTAAAACAAGCTGGTCAGACTCTTCATCCACTCCCCAAAACAAGGAGCACTCAAAAAACCCCGAAATAAGCAAACAGATTACTCGGGTTACTTCACAGACATTTGTCGACCATTCatccaaaaaaggaagaaactttATGCAAACTCAAATTCCAATAATGAAATTTCTGAAGTAGGAAAATTACCCCATGCATGAAGTATGACAAAAACAATCCGGAAGCTGGAGCTGATTCGCCTATGTATCCAAGGAAAGAGCGATCACACAAGGGCCTGACAGAGAATCACAAACCCAAAAACAGAGGACCAGATCAACAGAATTCCTTTTAAGAAATGCAAAGAGCAAGATAGAAAGATACCCACCTCTGGAAACTGTCCcagtgattttttcttcttttcttgtgctCTCCTGTCCTTTTTCCCTCAGTTCTGATCACCTAACGCAGACGGGTTCTTGGATTCTATTTCGCTCTTCTTGTGCTGTGGTGCTACTGGGGAACGCAACCCCCACTAAACCTGAACAAgatatatcattaaa is a window from the Rhodamnia argentea isolate NSW1041297 chromosome 8, ASM2092103v1, whole genome shotgun sequence genome containing:
- the LOC115737925 gene encoding glucan endo-1,3-beta-glucosidase 14 isoform X2; its protein translation is MKDFSYFFLWLLLIFFFTSPNAHAFTGTYGVCYGRIADNIPAPSRVATLLRQAKIKNIRIYDADHTVLTGFKNSGIEIVVGLGNEYLKDISVGEDRAMNWIKENVQPFLPGTLIRGIAIGNEILGSTDPELWEVLLPAAENVYSALHRLGLTDNIQVQTAHSEAVFASSYPPSAGAFREDVLQYMKPLLQFFSRIESPFFINAYPFLAYKSDPAEIDIKYALFQSNKGIYDNKTHLHYDNMFEAQVDAAYAALEKVGFPKMEVIVSETGWASKGDTDEAGASLKNAKTYNYNLRKKLAKKKGTPYRPKIAVKAYVFALFNENLKPGPTSERNFGLFKADGSISYNIGFPGLVSSKAASTRISFKEFFSSSYVLALTTGAAVLLLDSLSQ
- the LOC115737925 gene encoding glucan endo-1,3-beta-glucosidase 14 isoform X1 encodes the protein MKDFSYFFLWLLLIFFFTSPNVILTAHAFTGTYGVCYGRIADNIPAPSRVATLLRQAKIKNIRIYDADHTVLTGFKNSGIEIVVGLGNEYLKDISVGEDRAMNWIKENVQPFLPGTLIRGIAIGNEILGSTDPELWEVLLPAAENVYSALHRLGLTDNIQVQTAHSEAVFASSYPPSAGAFREDVLQYMKPLLQFFSRIESPFFINAYPFLAYKSDPAEIDIKYALFQSNKGIYDNKTHLHYDNMFEAQVDAAYAALEKVGFPKMEVIVSETGWASKGDTDEAGASLKNAKTYNYNLRKKLAKKKGTPYRPKIAVKAYVFALFNENLKPGPTSERNFGLFKADGSISYNIGFPGLVSSKAASTRISFKEFFSSSYVLALTTGAAVLLLDSLSQ
- the LOC115737928 gene encoding uncharacterized protein LOC115737928 isoform X2, with protein sequence MGGCFGCCLKPKPTTAVDAPSKGSEIHDRKLKNPSKSENFWSTSTLDMDNSAVQSQGSISSISTSNQTIDPQAGNPGTPSEFVNHGLILWNQTRQRWIGNKRSENQTQQVQPKLNWNATYDNLLGSDKPFPHPIPLSEMVDFLVDTWEQEGLYD
- the LOC115737928 gene encoding uncharacterized protein LOC115737928 isoform X1, translated to MHGSRGCFGCCLKPKPTTAVDAPSKGSEIHDRKLKNPSKSENFWSTSTLDMDNSAVQSQGSISSISTSNQTIDPQAGNPGTPSEFVNHGLILWNQTRQRWIGNKRSENQTQQVQPKLNWNATYDNLLGSDKPFPHPIPLSEMVDFLVDTWEQEGLYD